actgtcctgagttgtttatcACATCTAGATGTAACTACCATGacataaaagctggaattatgaacttttgtctcatattcatcatttgatctgaaagccaaatgtcttcagtatacaacaaaaaacaaagaattgaCATaaccgttccaatacttttggaggggactgtatgtggTTTAGTTGAACACTGTGGTGTTGAAACACACAATGTTTGTTTGATGggttagttttacagtaaacttatTTAGTGAACTGTGTAAATGTGAGTCTTTCCATTTCTTCAACAGGATGGTGTACAAGTCTCCAATTTCATGCCTGAGACATGAGGGCCCAACAGAATAACCAAAGATCCAATAATAAACGTTATTAAACCGCACGTGCACCTTTTTGGATAATGTAATCTGAAGTGAGTCCAGGTGGAGGTGGGTGCATACACGTGTACGCTTTAGAAGGCTGAGTGAGGTGAAAAGCTAAGTGCATttatattcataattgctcGTCTGCAAAACAAATAATAGGCTGTGCACGCACAAGTGTGATGAGAACAGCCTGTCGAGTATGGAGATGGATTGTGTGGATATCACTAAGATCATTAAGGTGCGCcccccgcccacacacacacacttttagacacacgcacactgctGATATAGCACAGTGTCAATGAGGATGGATCACAGTGCCTCACAGGTGAGATGCTCCTTTCTAGATGCAAAGTCACCCATCTCTTTCTACCCCAGCAGTCATACAGGGGTCGACCTCTGCTTTCAAAGTTCACTTTAAAGACGTGCGTGTATGTGATTATTTTTACCTTCAGTAAGCAGTTCCTGTGGCCAGGGACAGAGCCGTTAACATACAGCACATTGTGCTTGGTATTGACTCTCCATATCTGGAAGAGCGTGTCACAGGGAGGGCGGACAGATAAGAAAATTATTGGGCACAaagctgcttttatttttatttgtgtgagagtgtgtgttcACCTTCAGTCCATAAGCTGTGACATAGATGTTTCCCATTCTTCCCGGCATCTTCTTTCCTTTAAAAACTTTGGCTGGATCCTGCATGCCACACATGCTCATATTAACGCATTATAGGAGCACAACTGTTCATTTTAAGGATGGggtgcgtttgtttgttttgtgtgtgccttACTCCTCCAGGTCCGGAAGCCCCAGGTCGGCgatgtgttttggtttgtcCGTGGCTGGCTGGCTGACCTTTGAAACCCCAACGCTTCATCACGCCCTGAAAGCCTTTACCAAtactatacatacatacacacacacacacacgtaaacacacacaagacatCATTACATATAACTGTGAAGTAATGGAATGCCACTCATCAACGCTCAActattcaattaattgttgatttggaaaaatatatataggaagtgaatgttctgaactcctttttccatgccagtttaaaaaaaaaagtttgtttggatgttgctcaacagcgcctctgccaCACTGCATGGCCATTGTGTTGCTCTTTCTGGTGTACCCACATTGGCCACAGTCTAAGACAGACAGCTGGACATCTCGACTCCTCTCAGCTCTTCAGTATGGCACCtatattagttgttctttgcagaggataaacatatgactgagtactgttatatttttCATCTACATGTATTGCTGCACTCTCTGTGTTGAATATGTGGCTTAATAGGTTATAGCACCATAATATAAATGCGATTTAGCGTTAGCATTGCGCTAGCAGACTGAAAGGCTAAactatgtgattgttttaaagacacaacatgtaatactcttttttgtatgtttgacCTTAAATTTCAACTGGTAGTGgcagtaaacagcttgaagcctctcttTTGAGGAACTGTTCACtgtttgccaaagtgctgcttactGTGAAGTCactcgtacctcaaggcaccagtgtatTAGCTTATAATCAAggttgtcaaacttttttttttcttttttagtttgcATATAACGGAGGTCGGCCCTTGGAATCCCAATGTGATACGTCTTGACTTCCTCGCAGTCATTCTTGCAGAATAGGATGCAAGAAGCCAAGGAAGAAAGTTTACCAGGGAAGAGCAGAACTTACGATTTGGCCGTGACGTCCACATATTGGCCTGGGCGGAAATGTGCAGCATACAAAGGAGTGCCTggccacacacacaatacacaagGATAATTATTCAAATGCTCTTTGGAAAGTCACTGTTGCAATTAAAATGGAAATCTCATGAGAAATTGCCTCCATGTGTGCATACCAGGTTTAATGATAGCGTTGTCTGAGACTTTAAAAGTGGCGAGTTTCTGTTTTGGAGGCACTCCTGCATTCATGAACATCTCCATTCGCTTTTCAGATCTCTGTCAGTCAGGTGGATGGAAAAGTACACAAAAAGGGAATGTAAAACTGTGGGGGGAGAGCGGGGGAATGAAGCAATGAAGAAGAACCAGCAGTAAGCCACGGTCAGATGCTGGCATTTTAAATCTGACAGCGGGCCCGTTATGCCCGCGCGGGAGCCAAgtgtacgcacgcacacacatgcagacacacttGGCAACGTGTCTGACATTTGCTTGCGCTCGACTCAACCCCTCCAGTCACTCCAAAACGCTCTCTCCCCTTCTGTTGCCTGAGAATCAGCCTGCCAACTGCGTTTCACTCCGACAAACCCGGCCTCAGACTTAAGTGTGAAAAGAATTCAAAACCAGTTGACAAGAAGACACCAAACAATAAGACATCCATGAAGAAACGACAGAGCATTGACTACGTCTTTAAACATCTTAACGTTTCCTCAGAGGGGAAAGGAAGCAGCGAAGCCAATAAATTGCTGTCACTTCAGCGCTTGGTGTTGCTCTGATAATTGGATCTGAGTCACCTTCAAGTTTATTAGGATCGTCAAAGTCAGCATCCAGATGAATGGCGGGTGTCATCGTTGGTGGGACAAAACAGCTGTAAAACTATTggacttcatttatttttagacagctgggataaaacatgcatgcacgcacacacacacgcacacacacacacggaaggactcactcactcattcactcCTGCAGACATaaggacagacacacacacacatacatacaaaaggactcactcacacactcactccTGCAGACAGCGGGGAtgaaacacatgcatgcacgcacacgcacacacacacatacatacagaaggactcactcactcactcattcactcCTGCAGACATATGGACAGACAGaccgacagacagacacacacatacatacactctTACGCACAGAcagaaacagacacacacaaattcacCCACATGCACAGTGAGGGGCTGACTATAATTTCCTGAGTGTGGTAGCACGGTCATAAAAAATACAGGGGAAGTCCCAATAGGAGCTCTATTCTAAAGTCTAGTTAGATTTCCATAACGCACTGATATGATTTTGTCACGATCATGATATGTGGCCGGAACTATAATAAGGAACAATGTGCTGGCTGAGTGCGTTACGGCCGAGCAGCGTTATTATTACGGCGTTAAATCAAGAGCTGAGAAGACATTCATGCTGTGTAGATTACAGGATGTAATAAGTTAGCATTGACTTTTAATGAGCCGTTCTATGCTAGATTTGGCATGGCGAGATGAGATGATCTTGCAATGTGTCATCAGTTTTAAATCAATGTCATTCAATTTGTAAAGGTAAAAAGAGTATGATGAAATAATATAATAGCACactcaaatacacacacagctcACACTAATGTAATGTTATTAATCAGGGCTACCTAACGTTGTTTCAGTCCTAGATGTGGTAAAACATCTTGACAGAGCCTTCGTATTGCATTTTTACTACAATAAACAAAGGTTTCTTACGTGGAATGGCGAGACGTTTTTTCCTCCTACAATAAGAGCAGCGGTGCGTCCGTCAAATTCTTCTTTAGACAAGTGCTGTATCACATGGCAGTCCTGAACCTGAATAAGGAAAAGGAATGGGatatttatttcaatgaaaaaaggGAACAgggaacattttcttttacttagaaaaacaattatcaacatttttgcctattttctgacacgTTAAAGACCAAATCCATAACTAAagcaaaattatttgaaataatgtcctgtttttgaatgtagggatggaaatttaaaaaaagttttttttttaatctgatgtatcaattaatcgaaaaaaaacaaacaacgactggttagagagtttgtttcacagttctgaggattgcggttcaatccccggccccgcctgtgtagtttgcatgttatccccgtgcctgcgtgggttttctccaggcactccggtttccttccacatcccaaaaacatgcatgataggttaattgacaactctaaattgcccgaaggtgtgaatgtgagttcgaatggttctttgtatgtgccctgcgattggctggcaaccagttcagggtgtaccccgcctcctgcccgatgatagctgggataggctccagcacgcccgcgaccctagtgaggagaagcggctcacaaaatggatggctggattatTAAAAGAATCATTAGTTGCATccctatttgtattattataaggTAATACTTCAGGACAAGAAATGTAATTGGCTAACATTGTGAATTATAATAGCATCCTGCCAAACCCAAAGGCAACCAAGCTACCAACAGTAGCCTATTATGGTaaacattatttactgtatatacttggtTACTAAAATGTTGTCTTCTCCATTGCTTTTTGTcaatagaaaatacaaagacaTGCATACACAACTGTCTAAATtgattcattgtatttattcatgttatttattaattgtatttttattctattcAGAACCTTCTTTCATTGTATTCTAAATCCTGACCGCAAACCAAGATTGCAAATTAGCTGAACCTAGACATCATATATATGCCTcacattttcccattttaaagGCAATGTTGTAGGCATCATCCCTATTAAATTAACATTAATTGAATGCTAATTTaatgtcatgaaaataaaaagtaacacaCACTAAGCAGgcaatacccccccccccccccccatcatcaCGATTCTTGGGGTATTTTGGCAAAAGTATGTTAAGACACATGGAAACAGTTTAACATTGTGGAAAGAAATGCATGTCTCCTTTAATACACATAATTACCTTTAACAGCTAATGTGGATGTAATTATCATCTTTGTTGAAGAAAACCCGCAAGTAAATAAAGCATAACAACCAAATATGATTCAGTTTATACCTGCAACATAGTGACGGTATGTCTTTCTCCAGTTTTTGTCCACAGAGGAGCCATCCCCAACTTCACAGCTACCAGCCCAACTCTTCGACTGCCTAAAAAGaatccacattaaaaaaaacaaaaaacagcaagaaCCAGTCACATGATGGGAAACAAGATGGTTTCTTATTAAGACACTGACCGTCTATCCACTCATGTCGCTGCCATGGTTCGTCTTTTAGCGGGTTGAGCTTGTCCGCGGTCTGTTGTCTGTATTCCTCGGCTGCTTCTCTCCGTAAGTATTGTTGGTTCTCTTCTGTGAGGTGCTCATCAAACCATGTTGTCGTCTTCATGGTCCGGACACAAGTTACAGACTGAATGGAACTGGAACAGGAGGCATAGTCAGTCAGTTGCAGATGGTTCAAaacatgacccccccccctacatttattaataataataaatgtagtcAACGTATAGATGGTAACACAATTACCATTATTCACCTTTCAGTTGCTGCTCGCAGAGAAATCAGACGAGTTCCCTGCTGAAGAAGTCGACGACCCCACGCCGCCATTTCGTTATGTTCCTTGCTAGATaaacatatattaaaaaaaaaaaacaactttcagGATTTAACATTGACTTGCGTTCACGTCTCCAATGATGCTCTGTTCCAAATGTCACCCAGCTTATTTCCGGTGTCTGAGAAGAACATTCCCCTGTGCACGGGCTCCCACACAAAGGTTCCGCCCAACACTTGAAATTAGTCTTCATGTAAATTAGTTAATAAAATGAAGTTAAAGTCACTAAAGTTATCCTGTCGTGTTTTATATTATCTTAAAAGCTTTTGTGTCGTTCGTATACCCCATTCTTACAATTGTTCAGGTACAGCTTGTATAAATCAGGAATAAACTGTtaaactattatttttattagtctTATATTTTATTGTACCACTTTTTACAAAAGTGTTTCTGTTTCATGCTTCAGTTTTAATctgtttagttagttagttagttagttagttgtgCCATGGGAAAGTAatacatttcacttaatttgtctggAAATTCAGCGACGAATAGTAACAGGCAgatcaattaaatgctcttccgttaaatgacagaaggtacaataaactaGTGTTCCACCTGTTGCTATTCATACGACAGAATAAGTTATGGCTTCCTGCGTGTACAGCAGCTTTGGCtcaaaaaagtttgggaaactgAGTTAGTCAGTTGGTTTCATACTAAGTTATTTGTGATGACTCGTCTTTTTTCTACTTTTGCTATCATACATGTGGGgtataatttcaaaaaatattaattttcaaCTGTTACTCTCATTCATTTCTGCCCTGTTGCCTGCTGCCAgatcagcattgcaaatgagtaTCTTTTTTCAATTGCTGACCTGGATGAATAaaggttttgaaaaaaacaggATTCGGCGTGGAAGCCGAGtcgttagcagatctgcctgaTGATTTTCAGGTTTGGGGATCGAGTTAGGCACTccagtcttcctgtgtggaattttcatGTTATACTTGTGCGGGTTTTCTCTTCCCACCCAAAAATGTTAGGTTCATaaaggactctaaattgtccataggtgtgaatgagagtgtaaatgattgtttgtgattggctggcggcccatccagggtggaccccgccttgatgccaaagtcagctgagactTAAACTCATCCACGACCCCAATGTGGACACGAGAAAACGAATGAATGGATGTAACAGGCATTCAACATTTAATATTCGAACTGTTACATAACTCAATTACACTTCATATGAAGTACTTCTTTTAGTGTGCGTGCTTCTTTGTTCATATTGCAAGCGCAATGCGATTTGGACCCCAAACATCGCTGACACAGTAGCCTGTTGTTTTGTAGGCCAGCTTAAGCAGTCAGATGACCTTGTTTGCAGTTCTGTGTCATGATTGTCACAACACACATATCTATCTTCTCGGATAGCTCCTAAAATTTGATAATAGACTTCATACATTAACATCCCAAGGTCATTTACAGTGTATCCTGTATTGTGAAAATGTCAGTTAAGAAAAATGTGTTCAGTTTACTGAGAGTATTGATTGACCCAGTTGCAGTTTGGTCTGTTTCCAATAAAAGACAGTGGAAAGACAGatgattccatccatttttataccacttatcctgttcagggtgacGGGcacagctggagcctatcgcagatGACGTCATGCAAAAAGCAACTACACCCTGGTATGCTCACCAGTGAATTACAGGGCACACGTGAGACAATCAGGCCGTGAGTGATTTGATCAGATCAGATGATTCTCTAACACCTAAAACCACTCTTAAAGTGCTTTTGTTCAGAACATATTTAAACCATTCCTTCATTTTAATATCTTGTGCAGAGAGCAAacattacagtactgtactgtatgtacacattGCTGATGCactcatgtacagtaaatgggcAATTCCACCGtatcggtgccctttgcacacccaggaaataaaatgtataaataaacaataaaactcactgtaaaatacatttattttataaagaaaagTGTTCTTCGCATTTATCTGATTTTATattcagtaaatacaatttaaaaggtTCATTTAAACTACCTTGACCACTAgaaaaaattgcatttgttgCCTTTCCCCACTCAAAATAATCAGACTTTACCACGGaatataataatgtaatttgCTGTAGAAAACGTATATTCTTTACATAATTTTGTCACTCCTTATCCCAATTATAGTTATCTTtaatcatttcatttaaatttgcaCTTTCGTTGTGTCCCTGAGTTTTCCCTCAGACCTGTTATTCTCCCTCACATATTACCCCCTcttaatattttgcaatatttcACAAGTCACATGGTACACATGAAGTTGCATCATTCAGATCCTCTGTAGTTCATCGGGAGGTCAAAAGTAAGTTCACTCATTTAGTTTTCTGTCGATTTGATGATATTTGTTTTCCATccgcccatccattttctgcatcgcttatcctcactagggtcgcgggcgtgctggcgcttATCTCATCTAAATCTGGGTGaccggcggggtacaccctgaactggtcaccagccaattgcagggcacatatagacaaacaatgattcacaatcacattcacatctatgggcaatttagagtcttcaattaacgtaccatgcatgttcttggaatgtgggaggaaaccggagtactggTAGAAAACCATGCAGGTACGGGGAAAAGAAACTTCAcacaggccggatttgaaccctgatcctcagaactgtaaggcagatgtccGAACCACCGTTTCACActgttgtcttatttttttaattgaatcactAATGTGTTCAGTGTCAACATGCAGTTAGCTTAAATGCCAAGTGGCAATACtgtatttcatgtattttctaGTGCAATGCTAAAAAACTCACTATTGCTACTTTCAGCCCTGTTCCTCAatccagtgcaaaaaaaaaatcaatgacataaaaaaataaagttgcctgAGATGGGGCAACACACCTTTTAGTTGTTTAATATATGTGTAATCAGATTTgtagttgaaaaaaatacaggaacatgaagtttattttgaaagcgtTCCAACAAGCCCAAATGTCTATGGACCATTGCAATTTGTGTATCCACACAAAGTCTGTGCAGCTGCGTGCTACTGTCAACTCGGGGCTGTCTGTGAGCAACAAATAGGTATGAGTTTATATCCTCAGTGTCCCATTGGAGGTTTGCAAATTATGCAAATACTGGTCGTCACCACATCCAGTGTATTCGATGTTCAACGGGCTTAGAGACAAAGTGCCGAAGGGGCTGACgcaatcaaaaacaaacaaactgcactacaccatttttttttcttcttattccTCACAGTTTTTAACTTGAAACTGTGTACCTGTTCACACATAAGCAAACATATTTGGACACCTCATTATAATCCCAAGAGCTGAATCTCTCAGAAAATATAGTTTGTCCCCCCATTTGCTGATATAAACAGCTTCCGCTTTCATGGGAAGACTTCTGAAAATATGTCAGAGGTATGCTTTTGGAattcatttgtgaggtcacCGGTGCTGGACAAGAAAGTATAGTTTGCTTGTGAAAGCTTATTAGGTTTCTTAGTATCCTGAAGAATTAAGAGCAATAAGTAACTAGAGATCATCTCGTAGATGTGTCGTGTCGTTACATATAGTTCATTCTTAGTGACTTAACAGTGACCAAAATCCCAAAGCACAATTCTAAATAAACTTGTGCTTTGGTTCAACTTTTGATTATGATGGCTGTAgattcataaataaatatgcaGGTACTCTTAATCTAAACTGTCATAAAGCTGTCATTCCATTATGACTCAATTAATAATTCAATTGGCTCTCCACATCCATATGATGGGAATTATAGAGCTGAATAGTTAGTTAGAGCGGCGGTAACTTCTGTAATTCTCATTGCATTGCTAAACTATCCTCAGCTCAGTTCATTAAATTCTCCAGGATGAGACATCTGCGCCCCTAGCCTCTCCTTGTGTGTTCATCTGCTTCATTTCTTGGAATTGCCCTTAGAGAGGGGATCGATTTTATACTTTAAACACACCCTCTTagatgcacacacgcacacacagcaaactgcacaaaatgacaaaagcaaAATGCCTTTATTATCATCAACATGCGGTTTACAGGGAAAAACAGTTCACAGATTTGTGTCTACAACACACACCTATCTATCCCTGCAAAACTCTTTACAATTTAGGAAGGTTATTAagaaattattacaattattcagTTATTTATGCCCCCAAAAACCAttctgtagaaaaaaaacagcccagaATGTCATTGAAATGACAGAGATACTTTATTCCATAACCAGCAAGCATCTACAGGGGATTTGCTAGCAGAATTATGCATGCCGTTATGCAAAAATACTAACAAGGAAACTAATATTCATGTAAATACAAAGTGCAATGCTAGTTCTCAGAATATATTCATCACATATGTGTGAGCTATGCACCTGCTAGTTATATAAATAAGGTATAGTGTCATTTCTTTAGGTAGGCTGAGGTCTGCATGCTGGTTCAGTAGACTCATTTCTATAAACATCTGTAAGATATACAAGTAATAATTCCCAGGTAATGCCATCATGGCCAAACATGCAATAGTCATTGATGGGGTTCAAACTGGTTCACCAGAACAAGCTATTTCTCTGAGCTAGACAATTGTCTATGTATTTACATGAAGcgctgtgcatgtgtgtgtaggtAAGCAatgcacatttgtattttagtGTAAACGTGTATATAGTATAGCCAGTCCATTGTCAGGGACTGAAGGTCCTTGTTGACTCATAGTCCGACATACACTTGGGTTTGATGCCTTTAGCGTTATAGTAATCCACCACCTGGTTTGGGACTTCTGCCAGAACACTCTTTGCCAGGGCAGCTGGGGATGCCTGCCAATAAAgagacagacacagagagaggaGAAAGCTGAATACATCAAGACTTGCGCATTACTAGCCATGCGTGACTCTTGCAGGCTGGAACTCTCTGTTGAGCCTCTCATGCTGTCATAGGCTGAGCACAGTGAGACTGACATGATCAGACAAGCTTATACGCGGAACCCAAGGACTTCGACATGTGGTCCTCTGGGTCTTGGTTGGCATAAAGTGGGAACCACTTTACGGTAAGGGAACTCTTATTACGGTCTTATAAATAGTTCATAGATAAGTGCTTGACATTGGGAGAATTTCTAGTTGATTTTCCAGGTATCTGGACTGTggggccttgagatatgagtgagtttttcaagatatgagccaTCATTCaaacgatttttttttgttttcacttgtgAGTGCAAACCTGAAACAGAAGCGCTGCATGGTGACAGTGAACTTAGTtcagctcacttcacaataagcagcagtttggcaattAGTAAACAATTCCTTAAACAAGAGGGtccaagctgtttaatgccacccccagttgaagtttatgcCGTTTCCGTCCTTTTTGCATCGGGGACCATAAcaccaagttatcaaaatgggtattgtatcatttggatatatttttttcttaagtacatttcatagtctctgtgtttttacttttactttagaaaaGGAGTCAAATCAATACCCATAATTTTgccagtccttttttttttaacacaagtatctgtacttctacttaagaacagagtgtgagtacttctgCCGTCTCTGGTTATTGATGATTTTGGCAACACAGTTGACTGCCGTGCACTTAGGTCAAATAGTTTGGAATTTAAACGCAAACTTGGgtgaaaatatgcctcaaattTAGACAGAACTTCAGAGATACTCTGCACAGATGTCttatgtcttcttcttcttcattttcttcAACACTTAGTCCAAAAGAAGGAGCAACCTTCACAAGAGGTGTCAAGTGCATAAAAATGAGAATTTCAGCTGACAGGAAGATTATACACAGAAGTTACTGTATGTGCAGACTCACACTTAAAGCacttgaactgtgaggctgtgaTGTGCTAATCACTATTCCATTGGCTCCCTCTCCACATTGGCCAATTTCaattatatacatattatttttcccctttggtt
This is a stretch of genomic DNA from Phycodurus eques isolate BA_2022a chromosome 20, UOR_Pequ_1.1, whole genome shotgun sequence. It encodes these proteins:
- the mrpl3 gene encoding 39S ribosomal protein L3, mitochondrial isoform X2; the protein is MKTTTWFDEHLTEENQQYLRREAAEEYRQQTADKLNPLKDEPWQRHEWIDGSRRVGLVAVKLGMAPLWTKTGERHTVTMLQVQDCHVIQHLSKEEFDGRTAALIVGGKNVSPFHRSEKRMEMFMNAGVPPKQKLATFKVSDNAIIKPGTPLYAAHFRPGQYVDVTAKSIGKGFQGVMKRWGFKGQPASHGQTKTHRRPGASGPGGDPAKVFKGKKMPGRMGNIYVTAYGLKIWRVNTKHNVLYVNGSVPGHRNCLLKVRDSNLPNRLPTLRSPPFPTFFTEEEGDLDEDLYDEDMFIHTEASLSLT
- the mrpl3 gene encoding 39S ribosomal protein L3, mitochondrial isoform X1 is translated as MAAWGRRLLQQGTRLISLRAATESSIQSVTCVRTMKTTTWFDEHLTEENQQYLRREAAEEYRQQTADKLNPLKDEPWQRHEWIDGSRRVGLVAVKLGMAPLWTKTGERHTVTMLQVQDCHVIQHLSKEEFDGRTAALIVGGKNVSPFHRSEKRMEMFMNAGVPPKQKLATFKVSDNAIIKPGTPLYAAHFRPGQYVDVTAKSIGKGFQGVMKRWGFKGQPASHGQTKTHRRPGASGPGGDPAKVFKGKKMPGRMGNIYVTAYGLKIWRVNTKHNVLYVNGSVPGHRNCLLKVRDSNLPNRLPTLRSPPFPTFFTEEEGDLDEDLYDEDMFIHTEASLSLT